The window ttatttatacattttttcaggcatttttttaacccaaactgTAAAGGACTGTGCTTTCCTTATAGTAGACAATTGTATTCCCTTTATACTAATTGTTCTGGGGGGGAAAATAACTCTGCATTGTGGCATTTTTCTGTTAAGCGCggttcactacagaatttccttgctgaattccCTCTACCTCTCTCTGTAAAAATCATGGCACACAAATCATTTAagacaaattcaagcagaattaatgtggaaattctgcctggGATCGTtgtaaaataaaatcaccatTGATGTCAATAGAAGGTCCTGATGAGGATTATTTTCAGCGAGgaagttctgtagtgtgaacccagctttattcctcctggaaatgcatAAATAAAACACTCTGGACAATAATTCTGGGTGGAAATTGGGATGGGTACAAAATAAGGAATGCGATGTAGTTACAAAGTTAGACTCTGGTCATACCATGATACACTGCATTACAGGTATATGTTAGATCACATGACAAATACCTCACTGAAAGACAGTAAGAGTATATTCAGCAAGAAAAATGTCCTTACGGAATTGCTCTATGGATCTGGATCCTCTCTGCTCCATGGCAAATGGAATAGAAATTATGCTGATTAGGCACTTATTTTGTGCAGAATTTGCAGCAGAAATAAGCACCATAGTTCCATTAACTTATGGGCTTTTACTACCAGATTCCGGTGGTAGATTGAACATGGTCACTCTTCCACCGGATTTTGGATCCTTGTCTGTAATTCTGACATGGAATGgaaattccaatgtgtgaacacatCAGAAGAAAACTCATTGAGGGCAATGAGAGTTTGATGCAACGCAGATTACGTTTTGATTTTCTGTAGTGTAAAAAAGCCGTAAAAGCATCCAGTGGGGGTATATATCTAATGGGCTGCCATTAAAAAGTAGAAGTATCTAAGCTACATAAATTGTTTTTACTTTACACCTTTGTACTGGACATCTAGTTTGCTCCAATATTTCATAAAGTGACACTCTTTCAGCCTCTTTTTGGAGAACACACCACGGCTTAaagtgttgttaaaggggtattcaaggccaaaacttttttttttatatatatcaactggctctggaaagttaaacagatttgtaaattacttctattaaaaaatcgtaatccttccaatagttattagcttctgaagttgagttgttgttttctgtctaactgctctctgatgactcacgtctcgggagctgtgcagttcctatggggatattctcccatcatgcacagctcccgggacgtgacatcatcattgagcagttagacagaaaacttcagaagctaataactattggaaggattaagatttttttaatagaagtaatttacaaatctgttaactttccggagccagttgatatatataaaaaaaaagttttgcctggaatacccctttaacagtcatAAGGTGGACTTACACACTGAAATCGTCTGAACATAGAATTTtgctgccatttaaaggggtaatcctgaggatttttttttttttattattaactggtgccagaaagttatacagatttgtaaatttcttttatttaaaaatcttaatccttccagcacttattagctgctgtatgctccagaggaagttgtgtagttctttccagtctgaccacattgctctctgctgccccttccgtccatgtaaggaactgtctctCCTTTAATGCTTTCCAGCCCGAATTCACGTCTTATGAAATTGATCATTGCACAGAACACAGATGTATTATTACAAGTCAGCAAACAGTCGCCGCCATAATAAAATGAAGCAAATACATCAGAACTATTCAGcatcatttattttctttcttctcaTCTGTAGTGTTGCTGTCTGCTTGTACTGCTTTCTGCTCATATCGATACTGTTCAAAAAGGggcttatagatatatataccacCACCAACTCCTAACAGCAGTGCCAAAAAGAGCTGGCCAAAAGGCAGTCTGTGATTCATTCTCCGTATGACAAGCTTATCTTCTGCGCCAAAAGAAAAAACTTGTTCTTTAAATTCTGATCACCTAAGAAgtaggaaaaatataaaagtcaaTGTTAGTTTATGGTTGTAAAAAAGAGCATACTGTATGAAAACTAAGACCTTGTGCAGACAGCCATAATGTGGCCACTTATAAGACAACATGGCCTGAATGAGGCCTAAGGGTTTACTGTAGAATCTTGTTGAACGTACTGCAAAATAATGCTTAGCTCCCAAACGTGTCCATAGATCCCTATGGGTGTCATGTACACCAGAAGAGTACCCCATTGCATTTCCTTAGTGAGAAGAAAATGAATAAATTCTGTACGTGACATTGGACCTTGGGTATAAGTCTGACAGTGCCTAAAGGGATTGCTTTGGGATAGACAATGGTGAAATATTACTAGGATGTCTAA is drawn from Hyla sarda isolate aHylSar1 chromosome 4, aHylSar1.hap1, whole genome shotgun sequence and contains these coding sequences:
- the PIGBOS1 gene encoding protein PIGBOS1, with the protein product MNHRLPFGQLFLALLLGVGGGIYIYKPLFEQYRYEQKAVQADSNTTDEKKENK